The Arthrobacter sp. D5-1 genome segment CCGTGCGGTGCGGAGATGTGGATACCGCCCGGGCGCTTTTCCACTACTGCACCAAACTGGCGAAGCACGTTCAGGTGGTAATCGATGGGCCTGTCGCCAATTTTGCAGCCACCCAGGTCAGGGATGAAGGCCTCGCCAATGGCATGGATCAGGGGCCCGCACAGCAGGATGGGAATACGGGAATCCCCGGCGTGGGCGTCAATGGCGGTACTGGACGCAGTCTTTGCATCCTTGGGGTCAAGGGTAAGGTCACCCGTGACCGGATCCTTCACTACTGTCACGCCGTGCAACTGCAGCAGGCTGGTAACAACCTCTACGTCCTTGATTTCCGGCACGTTCCTCAGCACCGATGGTTCGCTGCCCAGCAACGCCGCCACCATGGCCTTGGGCACCAGGTTCTTGGCACCGCGAACGGTCACTCGTCCTGTTAAGGGGACGCCACCGCGGATTGTCAGAACACTACTCATCTATACCGGTTTCCTCACGACTACTCGCCCCCCAAACTTACAAAGGCTCCAGCTAAGCATAGAAGCTCGCGTTACCGAACCGAAATGGACGCACCCGGCGCCGCGAGCTTCAGCCATCAGTTGAACGTTGACGAAAAAGGACCGGCAGGCACTCCCACAGGGTGCCCACCGGTCCTTAATCTGCAGCTTGCGGCCTCAAACGGCGGCGCTATCCAGCTTGAACCTTCGCAGGAAGCGTCTTGGGCTTGAAGGAAGGACGCGTGGCCTCGTAGGCGGTGATGTCTTCTTCATGCTGAAGTGTCAGGCCGATGTCATCGAGGCCTTCCAGGAGGCGCCAGCGGGTGTAGTCGTCAATGTCGAACGGAGCCACGATGTTGCCGCACTCCACGGTCTTGCTGACAAGGTCAACCTTGACTTCGGTGCCCGGAGCGTTCTCCAGCACTTTCCAGATGAGCTCAATGTCATCCTGCGCGACCTGCGCGGCGAGCAGGCCCTGTTTGCCGGAGTTTCCCCGGAAGATATCGGCAAAGCGGGAAGACAGTACGGCTTTGAAACCGTAATCCTTCAGCGCCCAGACGGCGTGCTCGCGGGATGAACCCGTGCCGAAGTCCGGCCCGGCCACCAGGACCGAACCGGCATTGAACGGGGCTTGGTTGAGGATAAAGGAATCATCCTTGCGCCAGGCGGCGAAGAGTGCGTCTTCGAAGCCTGTCCGCGTGATGCGCTTGAGGTAGACAGCAGGAATGATCTGGTCGGTGTCCACGTTGCTTTGGCGCAGCGGCACGCCGATGCCGGTGTGGGTAGTGAATGCTTCCATGGTGATCCTCCTAGACTGCGGTTCCGGTCAGGCTGCCTGCCGGGACGGACTCCAGGTCCGACGGCGAGCTCAGCGTGCCGCGCACAGCCGTGGCTGCGGCAACGACGGGTGAGACCAAGTGCGTGCGGCCTCCCTTGCCCTGGCGGCCTTCAAAGTTGCGGTTTGACGTCGACGCGCAGCGCTCCCCCGGCTCCAACTGGTCCGGGTTCATGCCCAGGCACATGGAGCAGCCGGCGAAGCGCCATTCGGCCCCGAATTCCTTGAAGACCTTGTCCAGGCCTTCGGCTTCGGCCTCCAGCCGGACACGGGCCGATCCGGGGACCACCAGCATACGGACGTTGGGATCCTTCTCACGGCCGCGGATGATGTCGGCGGCAACGCGGAGGTCCTCAATCCGGGAGTTCGTGCAGGATCCCAGGAAGACCGTGTCCACACGGATGTCCTTCATGGGCGTGCCGGCTTCCAGGCCCATGTACTGGAGCGCCCGCTCGGCTGCGGCCTTGGCGTTCTCATCACCGAAGTCCTCCGGAGAGGGCACTTTCGCCGAGAGGGAAACGCCCTGGCCGGGGTTGGTACCCCACGTCACGAACGGCTCCAGGGTGTCCGCGTCCAGGTCCACCTCAACGTCAAAGACGGCGTCGGCGTCGGTGTGGAGCGTGTTCCAATACTCGACCGCGGCGTCCCAGTCAGCACCTTCGGGTGCGTGCGGGCGGCCCTGCATGTAGTCGTAGGTGGTCTGGTCCGGGGCCACCATGCCTGCGCGGGCGCCTGCCTCGATGGACATGTTGCAGATGGTCATGCGGGCGTCCATGGACAGGGCGCGAATGGCCGAGCCGCGGTATTCCAGGACGTATCCCTGCCCGCCGCCTGTGCCGATCTTGGCAATGACCGCGAGGATGATGTCCTTGGCCGTCACGCCGGGACGCAAGGTGCCTTCGACGTTGATGGCCATGGTCTTGAACGGCTTCAGGGACAGCGTCTGCGTTGCCATGACGTGCTCAACCTCGGACGTACCAATACCCATGGCCAACGCGCCGAAGGCCCCGTGGGTTGAGGTGTGGGAATCGCCGCAGACCACTGTCATGCCCGGCTGGGTCAGGCCCAGTTGCGGGCCGACCACGTGCACGATCCCCTGTTCCTTGTCTCCCAGGGAGTGCAGGCGGACCCCGAATTCCTTGCAGTTGGCACGCAGGGTTTCAATCTGGGTGCGGCTGGTGAGGTCGGCTATAGGCTTGTCGATGTCCAGCGTGGGGGTGTTGTGGTCCTCCGTGGCAATGGTGAGGTCAACGCGGCGCAGCTGCCGGCCGGCCAAACGCAGGCCTTCAAAGGCCTGCGGTGAGGTCACTTCATGTACCAGGTGAAGGTCGATGAAGAGAAGATCGGGCTGGGCGTTGGCTCCTTCGCCTTCACCTTTGCGCACTACGTGCGCGTCCCAGACTTTCTCGGCCAGTGTCTTTCCCACGGCCTTGCTCCCTTCACTGCGTTGGCTTGTTGCGTTGTTCTTGATCCACTGAAGCAGCATCGCTGCGAAATAGGCCAGCGAAAGAACTTGCATCTCAGATACTGAGACGGCAATATCATTACATGGACAATTCTAGTGGAGTCGGTGTCATTGATAAAGCGGCCCAGGTACTCGATGCCCTCGAGGCCGGGCCCACGACACTCGCCCAACTTGTAGCGGCTACGGGCCTGGCCCGGCCTACGGTTCACCGCCTCGCGCTGGCGCTGGTCCACCACCGGCTGGTGAGCCGCGACATCCAGGGACGCTTTGTCCTGGGCAGCAGGCTCGTGGAGTTGGCCTCCGCTGCAGGCGAAGACCGGCTGATCGCTTCTGCGGGACCGGTCCTGATCCAGTTGCGCGACGCGACCGGTGAAAGTGCCCAGATTTTCCGCAGGCAGGGCGATTGGCGCGTCTGCGTCGCATCAGCCGAACGCCCCATCGGCCTGCGCGACACCATCCCGGTCGGCACCCAGCTGTCCATGAAGGCCGGCTCCGCCGCCCAGGTCCTGCTGGCGTGGGAGGACCACGACCGCCTTCTTGAAGGGCTGCAAAACGCCCGCTTTACGCCCACCGTGCTGGCAGGAGTACGACGCCGGGGCTGGGGTCAGAGCCTCGGCGAACGCGAGCCCGGGGTCGCGTCAGTCTCTGCCCCCGTTCGTGGACCGTCCGGCCGGGTCATTGCGGCCGTGTCGATTTCGGGTCCCATTGAGCGGCTTACCCGCCAGCCGGGCCGCCTGCACGCCGAAGTAGTCTGCAACGCCGCCCGGGTGCTGACGGAAGCCTTGCGAAAGAACAACGATTAGGCCCGGCATGGACAACTACGCCGTCTTCCTCCGCGGCATCAATGTTGGTGGCATCAACATCAAGATGGCCGACCTCAAGGCTGCACTCCAGGACTACCCGTTCGCCAAGGTCAAAACCCTCCTGGCCAGTGGAAACGTCGTGCTGCAGAGCGAGCTCAAGGCTCTTGAGGTCAAGGCGCAGTTCGAGCAGTGCCTGCGGAAGACCTTCGGCTACGACGCCTGGGTAGTGGTCCTCACAGCAGCAAGGGTGGCCGACCTCGTGGAGGCCTGCCCCTACCCGGCTGATGACAAAACCACCCACAGCTACATCACTCTGGCCTCCGATACTGCGATGCTTGATGAACTCTTTGAAGCAGGTGCTGCCCTGGACGGCGTGGAGCAGGTACGGCTGGGCCCTGAAGCGTCAGCGTGGCTGGCACCCGCCGGCGGCACCCTGGACAGCCCGTTCAGCAAACTCTCCGCCAAAGCCCGCTACAAAGCCGGCACCACCACCAGGAACCTGCGCACCCTCATCAAAGTCCGGGATGCGGCCGCGGCCCTCTAAGCTGCACTCCTTCACTTGGAGCGGGCCGCCTTCAGCGCGGCGTTGAACGCTTTCAAGCGCGTAATTTCCACCTCAACAGGCTCCACGATCCTCTGTTCGGCAACTGATGCCACCGCGGACTTCAAGCGTTTCGCTGCCCCCGACGCCCTGATGCGCGCAGCCCAGCCTCCAAGAATCCTGCCAGTTATGGCAAGGACGATCCCCAGCCCAACTCCCCCGGCGACCATGAGGGTAGGCCACGGCCACCCTTCCGTTCGGGGAACCTCGGGCACCGGCATTTGGAAGTAACCGAGAGCGGCCAACACCCCCAGCCACCCCAGGCCCCCAACGGCCAGCACAAGCGCCAGCCATTGGAGGGTGTTGAACAACGCCCACCACAGTGGCCGCTGCGTGGCCTTCAGGTCAGTACCGGCGATGGCTTGATCCAAGGCATCGGGCAACTGCTCCCGGCCGTCCCTAGCCACGGCGCGGATTGCTGCCCGCCATGGTCCCGGTGCGCCGGCGGATGCGTCGTCCGCAAAATCCCGGACCGCAGCATCGGTTCGCGCCCGCTCC includes the following:
- the leuD gene encoding 3-isopropylmalate dehydratase small subunit, translating into MEAFTTHTGIGVPLRQSNVDTDQIIPAVYLKRITRTGFEDALFAAWRKDDSFILNQAPFNAGSVLVAGPDFGTGSSREHAVWALKDYGFKAVLSSRFADIFRGNSGKQGLLAAQVAQDDIELIWKVLENAPGTEVKVDLVSKTVECGNIVAPFDIDDYTRWRLLEGLDDIGLTLQHEEDITAYEATRPSFKPKTLPAKVQAG
- the leuC gene encoding 3-isopropylmalate dehydratase large subunit, with amino-acid sequence MGKTLAEKVWDAHVVRKGEGEGANAQPDLLFIDLHLVHEVTSPQAFEGLRLAGRQLRRVDLTIATEDHNTPTLDIDKPIADLTSRTQIETLRANCKEFGVRLHSLGDKEQGIVHVVGPQLGLTQPGMTVVCGDSHTSTHGAFGALAMGIGTSEVEHVMATQTLSLKPFKTMAINVEGTLRPGVTAKDIILAVIAKIGTGGGQGYVLEYRGSAIRALSMDARMTICNMSIEAGARAGMVAPDQTTYDYMQGRPHAPEGADWDAAVEYWNTLHTDADAVFDVEVDLDADTLEPFVTWGTNPGQGVSLSAKVPSPEDFGDENAKAAAERALQYMGLEAGTPMKDIRVDTVFLGSCTNSRIEDLRVAADIIRGREKDPNVRMLVVPGSARVRLEAEAEGLDKVFKEFGAEWRFAGCSMCLGMNPDQLEPGERCASTSNRNFEGRQGKGGRTHLVSPVVAAATAVRGTLSSPSDLESVPAGSLTGTAV
- a CDS encoding IclR family transcriptional regulator, whose amino-acid sequence is MDNSSGVGVIDKAAQVLDALEAGPTTLAQLVAATGLARPTVHRLALALVHHRLVSRDIQGRFVLGSRLVELASAAGEDRLIASAGPVLIQLRDATGESAQIFRRQGDWRVCVASAERPIGLRDTIPVGTQLSMKAGSAAQVLLAWEDHDRLLEGLQNARFTPTVLAGVRRRGWGQSLGEREPGVASVSAPVRGPSGRVIAAVSISGPIERLTRQPGRLHAEVVCNAARVLTEALRKNND
- a CDS encoding DUF1697 domain-containing protein; its protein translation is MDNYAVFLRGINVGGINIKMADLKAALQDYPFAKVKTLLASGNVVLQSELKALEVKAQFEQCLRKTFGYDAWVVVLTAARVADLVEACPYPADDKTTHSYITLASDTAMLDELFEAGAALDGVEQVRLGPEASAWLAPAGGTLDSPFSKLSAKARYKAGTTTRNLRTLIKVRDAAAAL